Proteins encoded together in one Ferroglobus placidus DSM 10642 window:
- a CDS encoding response regulator — protein sequence MRKVLVVDDDLILLDLLKMMLSEYYEVITATNGEEAIELYKKHKPDIVLMDILMPKMDGITATKIIKSIDPNAVVLAITAYAPHKGKEMLKAGAVDIIEKPIKKMELVEKIEKFISRKENIVK from the coding sequence ATGAGAAAGGTGCTGGTCGTTGACGATGATTTAATCTTACTTGATCTGCTAAAAATGATGCTCTCCGAGTATTACGAAGTCATAACAGCTACGAATGGAGAGGAGGCTATAGAGTTGTACAAAAAACACAAACCCGATATCGTTTTGATGGACATTCTCATGCCAAAAATGGACGGAATTACGGCGACGAAAATTATAAAGTCCATTGATCCTAACGCCGTCGTGTTAGCCATCACCGCTTACGCTCCTCACAAGGGGAAGGAGATGCTAAAGGCTGGAGCAGTGGATATAATTGAAAAGCCCATAAAAAAGATGGAATTAGTTGAAAAGATAGAGAAATTTATTTCGAGAAAGGAAAATATCGTCAAGTAA
- a CDS encoding type II/IV secretion system ATPase subunit, translating into MLKLKLRKKEKDEKEVPQEVDEVPIDVNFPEGYEVAEDYWIEEPYSKIFILFDPKEEEYLYYVSTPVLNEYEKSIYYVVEDLIPEFVSSDTEDKVGYLRSVFEEIVKDIGFKLSEISKEKIFYYLKCDFIEFGPITPLMKDRLLEDISCNGYGKPIYVYHRNYQNLRTNVVFSEDELDSFIIKLAQQCGKHISIAEPMLDATLPDGSRIQMTLGREVTDHGSTFTIRKFRDVPLTPIDLIAWRTFSLEEMAYLWLCIENKKNLIFAGGTASGKTTSMNAISLFIPKNAKIVSIEDTREVMLPHENWIPAVTREGVGGKEIDMYELLRAALRQRPEYIIVGEVRGKEALTLFQAMSTGHTTYSTLHADSVNGVIHRLENPPINVPRSMIEALDIISIQAQVYLGNKRVRRNLEIAEIVGMDPHTKIIKTTTVFAWDSEKDEHLMIGSSKVLEEIRKMRAWSRRELEEELETRKKVLKWMLDNNIRDYKEVAKIIHSYQSDKDSVLRMIS; encoded by the coding sequence ATGCTAAAACTGAAGCTCCGAAAAAAGGAAAAAGACGAAAAAGAAGTTCCTCAAGAAGTTGACGAAGTTCCTATAGACGTTAACTTTCCCGAAGGTTACGAGGTTGCAGAGGACTACTGGATAGAGGAGCCATACTCCAAAATCTTCATCTTATTCGATCCGAAGGAGGAGGAGTATTTATACTACGTCTCAACACCCGTTCTGAACGAATACGAGAAGTCGATATACTACGTCGTCGAAGATCTAATTCCAGAATTCGTTTCCTCCGACACCGAAGATAAGGTTGGGTATTTGAGAAGCGTTTTCGAGGAAATTGTGAAAGACATAGGATTCAAACTTTCGGAAATCTCAAAGGAGAAGATATTTTACTACTTAAAATGTGACTTCATAGAGTTCGGACCGATCACTCCTCTTATGAAGGATCGTCTGCTTGAGGATATAAGCTGTAACGGGTACGGCAAGCCTATTTATGTTTATCACCGCAACTATCAGAACTTGCGGACGAACGTTGTTTTTTCCGAGGACGAGCTCGACAGCTTCATAATCAAGCTTGCCCAGCAGTGCGGGAAGCACATAAGCATAGCTGAGCCTATGCTCGATGCTACTCTGCCAGACGGAAGCAGAATTCAGATGACTCTGGGGAGAGAAGTAACTGACCACGGCTCGACGTTCACGATAAGAAAATTCAGAGACGTTCCTCTTACTCCTATAGACCTAATAGCTTGGAGAACCTTCAGCTTGGAGGAAATGGCTTACCTCTGGCTGTGCATAGAAAACAAAAAGAACTTGATATTCGCCGGAGGAACTGCAAGCGGTAAAACGACGAGCATGAACGCAATAAGCCTATTCATTCCGAAGAACGCTAAGATCGTGAGCATAGAAGATACGAGAGAAGTAATGCTCCCCCACGAAAACTGGATTCCGGCTGTGACGAGAGAAGGTGTTGGAGGGAAAGAGATAGACATGTACGAGCTGCTCAGAGCAGCTCTGAGACAGAGACCTGAGTACATAATAGTCGGAGAAGTTAGAGGTAAGGAAGCTCTAACTCTGTTCCAGGCTATGTCAACCGGACACACAACCTATTCCACTTTGCATGCGGACAGCGTGAACGGAGTAATTCATCGATTGGAGAATCCGCCGATAAACGTGCCGAGGAGCATGATAGAAGCTCTCGACATAATAAGCATACAAGCTCAGGTTTACCTCGGAAATAAAAGAGTGAGAAGAAATTTGGAAATAGCAGAAATAGTGGGAATGGACCCCCACACAAAGATAATAAAGACTACAACAGTCTTCGCTTGGGACAGCGAAAAAGACGAACACCTAATGATCGGCTCCTCAAAAGTTCTCGAAGAAATAAGAAAAATGAGAGCTTGGAGCAGAAGAGAACTGGAAGAAGAACTCGAAACAAGAAAAAAAGTCCTGAAGTGGATGCTCGATAACAACATCAGAGACTACAAAGAAGTAGCTAAAATAATTCACTCGTATCAGAGCGATAAGGATAGCGTTTTGAGGATGATCTCATGA
- a CDS encoding type II secretion system F family protein, whose translation MIKNENEFTRLAYRIFGERAKRNLTKYYELGRDLQRAMINVPPEVYVATQMLISVILAIVGLIIGIIAAIIVINFVEIPKFQISFPEPILSYWLKYRKFFWASVLAALITLAMYFLGKFLFKIYPGFIISDRKSKINRLLPHAVMFMYSLSRGGMGIIDIFKSIAAYEDVYSEVSKEFAKIVRDIEILSKDLRTALTEAIENTPSENLKDLLHGLITVIDSGGDVTSYLEERAEFYLERARQEQKSFLDFLSLMAESYITAFVAGPLFLIIIQTVMAVMGQGDELMLYSIIYLIIPIGSFMFAMVIKLISPMESGAPPLIKERHRVNRNILPEIEKKVNSWKFRREYLNPIRLLKKYPEAILLFSVPAGMIFVVLGFLNNPFYPSIDWFFKFDDYLFVALIIMLSPYAVFYEIKKRQLNTALKLTPVFLNKLASANESGMPIHKAIAMIAKTETSALKKEIEKIKLDLDWKISLEDALIRFANRIRVFELTRTITLLVEALRSTGNVTEVLRISAKDASNAELLRRERLGNMFMYVIIIYISFFVFIGIVYIISTTFLSVLAESTAKMPQGGFMGLASISEEFYRNVFMHAAVFQGIFAGLVAGVMGEGSFSSGIKHSVVMLTFGYVLFTLFI comes from the coding sequence ATGATAAAGAACGAAAACGAGTTCACGAGACTCGCTTACAGAATTTTCGGAGAAAGAGCGAAGAGGAATCTTACAAAGTACTACGAACTCGGAAGAGATCTGCAGAGAGCTATGATAAACGTTCCTCCGGAAGTTTACGTAGCTACTCAGATGCTCATTTCGGTTATTCTCGCTATAGTCGGGCTAATAATCGGGATAATAGCGGCGATAATAGTTATAAACTTTGTCGAGATACCGAAATTCCAAATTTCATTCCCGGAGCCCATTCTCAGTTACTGGCTGAAGTACAGAAAATTTTTCTGGGCGAGTGTTCTCGCAGCTTTAATTACTCTCGCGATGTATTTCCTCGGAAAGTTCCTCTTCAAAATTTACCCCGGCTTCATCATTAGCGATAGAAAGAGCAAGATAAACCGCCTTTTGCCCCACGCCGTTATGTTCATGTACTCCCTCTCAAGAGGCGGAATGGGCATAATCGACATATTCAAATCGATAGCCGCCTACGAAGACGTGTACAGCGAAGTATCCAAGGAGTTTGCGAAAATCGTAAGAGATATAGAAATTCTGTCCAAAGATCTCAGAACGGCTTTAACCGAAGCTATAGAAAACACCCCCTCAGAAAACCTCAAAGACTTGCTTCACGGGCTCATAACAGTCATTGACAGCGGTGGAGACGTAACGAGTTATTTGGAGGAGAGAGCCGAGTTCTATCTTGAGAGAGCGAGACAAGAGCAGAAAAGCTTTCTCGACTTCCTTAGCCTGATGGCAGAAAGCTACATAACCGCATTCGTGGCTGGACCTCTTTTCTTAATTATAATCCAGACGGTAATGGCTGTGATGGGGCAGGGAGATGAATTAATGCTCTACAGCATAATCTACCTAATAATTCCGATCGGTTCGTTCATGTTTGCGATGGTAATAAAGCTCATAAGTCCGATGGAGAGCGGCGCCCCACCGCTTATAAAGGAGAGACACAGAGTGAACAGGAACATTCTGCCGGAGATAGAGAAGAAAGTTAACTCGTGGAAGTTCAGGAGGGAGTACTTAAATCCGATAAGGCTTCTTAAGAAGTATCCAGAAGCGATACTCCTTTTCAGCGTTCCGGCGGGGATGATTTTCGTTGTTCTCGGATTCCTGAACAATCCCTTTTATCCGAGCATCGACTGGTTCTTCAAGTTCGACGACTACCTTTTTGTCGCTTTAATAATAATGCTCTCCCCCTACGCCGTATTCTACGAGATAAAAAAGAGGCAGCTGAACACGGCATTAAAGCTCACTCCAGTTTTCTTGAACAAGCTCGCATCAGCTAACGAGAGTGGAATGCCCATTCACAAGGCTATAGCTATGATCGCAAAGACGGAAACGAGCGCTTTGAAGAAAGAAATAGAGAAAATCAAGCTCGACCTCGACTGGAAGATAAGCTTGGAGGACGCTTTAATTAGGTTCGCTAACAGAATAAGAGTTTTCGAATTGACGAGGACTATAACCCTTCTCGTAGAAGCTTTAAGATCAACCGGTAACGTAACGGAAGTTTTGAGAATCTCAGCGAAGGATGCGAGTAACGCGGAGCTGCTGAGAAGGGAAAGACTCGGAAACATGTTCATGTACGTCATAATCATTTACATATCCTTCTTCGTGTTCATAGGCATAGTTTACATAATCTCCACGACTTTCCTTTCAGTTCTTGCGGAAAGCACCGCTAAAATGCCCCAAGGTGGTTTCATGGGTTTGGCTTCGATAAGCGAGGAGTTTTACAGAAACGTGTTCATGCATGCGGCAGTTTTCCAAGGAATTTTTGCCGGACTCGTTGCCGGAGTTATGGGAGAGGGAAGCTTCTCCTCGGGAATAAAGCACTCGGTGGTTATGCTAACCTTCGGCTACGTCCTTTTCACCCTCTTTATCTAA
- a CDS encoding DMT family transporter: MKGGLAVLISAILMGTLPYFVKNIELHPFSITFLRVFFGLIFVSFFMLILREKPKISKRLFLLGVINTGVVAFYISAISMLYAAFAALLLYMAPVYISAYKLLRGEISLISLSVTFLGVSGLFLMLYPFGEANVGVIFGFLSGLFYALLFAYLRKLRKDYSSLQITFSNLLVGAVLLSPFSLNVHGFKLIYVFLGLIPTAIPFVLLSYGMRFVKEERGAVIALIEPVVASFIGYSIFGEVLNSRQLVGAAIILLASFVSTLDKEGEKDVAEG, encoded by the coding sequence GTGAAAGGCGGTTTGGCCGTGCTTATCTCTGCAATTCTGATGGGAACGCTTCCTTACTTCGTGAAAAATATCGAGTTGCACCCCTTTTCCATAACATTTCTCAGAGTTTTCTTCGGGTTGATCTTCGTCTCTTTTTTCATGCTTATTCTCAGAGAAAAGCCGAAAATCTCGAAGAGGCTTTTTTTGCTTGGAGTGATTAACACCGGAGTCGTCGCTTTCTACATCTCAGCAATTTCCATGCTCTACGCAGCCTTTGCGGCTTTGCTCCTTTACATGGCTCCCGTTTACATTTCGGCTTACAAACTTTTGAGAGGAGAGATTTCTTTGATTTCTCTCTCCGTTACTTTTTTAGGGGTATCCGGGCTTTTTCTAATGCTCTACCCTTTCGGAGAAGCTAACGTCGGCGTAATTTTCGGATTCCTTTCCGGTTTGTTCTACGCTCTTCTCTTTGCTTATCTCAGAAAACTTAGGAAAGATTACTCTTCTTTGCAGATAACGTTCTCGAACCTTCTTGTTGGAGCGGTTTTGCTTTCTCCATTTTCCCTTAACGTTCACGGCTTCAAACTTATTTACGTATTTCTCGGCTTAATTCCCACCGCAATTCCTTTCGTTTTGCTGAGCTACGGAATGAGGTTCGTCAAAGAAGAGAGGGGTGCAGTTATAGCTCTGATAGAGCCAGTTGTCGCGTCTTTCATAGGTTACTCGATTTTTGGGGAAGTTCTGAATTCTAGACAGTTGGTCGGAGCTGCGATCATCCTCCTCGCATCCTTCGTCTCGACTTTAGATAAAGAGGGTGAAAAGGACGTAGCCGAAGGTTAG
- a CDS encoding winged helix-turn-helix domain-containing protein gives MKFEEWISAKSTEEAEEYRKRFKMAISNSIRRRILALLNESEKSLEELKKELKIDEKLLKFHLDTLEKASCITVGDKISLTDEGRVLAEIVKKKTKF, from the coding sequence GTGAAGTTCGAGGAATGGATTTCGGCAAAATCGACTGAAGAAGCTGAGGAGTACAGGAAGAGGTTTAAGATGGCTATATCGAATTCGATAAGGAGGAGAATTCTCGCTCTGCTTAATGAAAGTGAAAAGAGTTTAGAGGAATTGAAAAAGGAGCTTAAGATTGACGAAAAGCTTCTCAAATTTCATCTCGACACCCTCGAAAAAGCTTCGTGCATTACAGTTGGAGATAAAATAAGTTTGACCGACGAGGGCAGAGTTTTGGCGGAAATAGTGAAAAAGAAGACGAAATTTTAG
- a CDS encoding type II toxin-antitoxin system CcdA family antitoxin, producing MKKRTSAYIDAELLEWAKQNKIKLSQLLEEAIKSIQNEEKLNSEGFRVPSRRGSRVQIPPPAWLVRRNSLVTNSFEKI from the coding sequence ATGAAGAAAAGAACGAGTGCGTATATCGACGCTGAATTACTGGAGTGGGCGAAACAGAATAAGATAAAGCTCTCCCAACTCTTAGAAGAAGCCATAAAAAGCATTCAGAATGAAGAAAAATTAAACTCTGAGGGATTCAGGGTCCCGTCCCGTAGGGGTTCGAGGGTTCAAATCCCTCCCCCCGCATGGCTCGTTCGTCGAAATTCTCTCGTCACAAATTCTTTCGAAAAAATTTAA
- a CDS encoding HK97 gp10 family phage protein encodes MGRRIGLSTARRLKARGRTSTRVGTSGSVPVAGSRTSLGISIRIEGLDRTIKNLEDLKKSLPDKVDKKLQMAVFELEGEIKATAPVRTGRYRAAWVSTKLGKLKYAISNNVEYAKYLIYGTSKMPVKHDVRGIVERWRGRIKRMLKTIK; translated from the coding sequence GTGGGGAGACGCATCGGGTTGAGTACAGCGAGAAGACTTAAAGCGAGAGGGAGGACTTCTACACGAGTTGGTACATCTGGATCGGTTCCAGTAGCTGGATCGAGAACATCTCTGGGAATTTCTATCAGAATCGAAGGGCTTGATAGAACAATCAAAAATCTGGAGGATCTCAAAAAGTCACTCCCAGATAAGGTCGATAAGAAGCTACAGATGGCTGTTTTCGAACTCGAAGGAGAGATAAAAGCTACCGCTCCGGTGAGAACTGGAAGATACAGAGCTGCGTGGGTTTCAACGAAGCTTGGAAAACTGAAGTATGCAATCAGCAACAATGTGGAGTATGCCAAATACCTGATATATGGGACGAGTAAAATGCCGGTTAAGCACGATGTTAGAGGGATCGTCGAAAGATGGAGAGGAAGAATCAAAAGAATGTTGAAAACAATCAAATGA
- a CDS encoding AbrB/MazE/SpoVT family DNA-binding domain-containing protein, with product MESDERILDVATLSSKYQITITKAIREKLGLTAGDRVVFVEKDGEIILRKA from the coding sequence ATGGAAAGCGATGAAAGAATCCTTGATGTTGCCACGCTGAGTTCAAAATACCAGATAACTATAACAAAAGCGATTCGAGAGAAGCTTGGACTTACGGCAGGGGATAGAGTCGTGTTTGTTGAGAAAGATGGCGAAATCATCCTGAGAAAAGCATGA
- a CDS encoding DUF4258 domain-containing protein produces MKFTNHIRERMLEYNISEQEVLEAIKEPDSLYLDVLTGRFVAVKKTGSKAIVAVFEKNDETTLITVFPTSKINKVVESRIRSGRWIEI; encoded by the coding sequence ATGAAGTTCACAAATCACATAAGAGAACGAATGCTGGAATACAATATCTCAGAGCAGGAGGTCTTAGAAGCCATCAAAGAGCCTGACAGCCTCTACCTTGATGTCCTGACTGGCCGCTTTGTGGCGGTTAAGAAAACTGGAAGCAAAGCCATTGTTGCGGTGTTTGAAAAGAACGATGAAACCACATTGATCACCGTATTCCCGACCAGCAAGATTAATAAGGTGGTTGAGAGTAGAATTAGGAGTGGAAGGTGGATCGAGATATGA
- a CDS encoding DUF2283 domain-containing protein codes for MMVKYDREADILYLKFSDTKPVDSDMLNDDVVVSFDENGEIVGMEIWRAKELILPAFLQYLKEMREVVKR; via the coding sequence ATGATGGTTAAATATGATAGAGAGGCCGACATTCTGTATCTGAAATTTTCAGACACGAAACCGGTAGATTCGGACATGCTGAATGACGATGTAGTTGTCTCCTTCGATGAGAACGGCGAGATTGTAGGTATGGAAATCTGGAGGGCTAAGGAGCTGATTCTGCCCGCTTTCCTGCAGTATCTGAAAGAAATGCGGGAGGTTGTTAAGAGGTAG
- a CDS encoding tyrosine-type recombinase/integrase gives MKFINYPLAKSIELPKIPKRRKKAVIKVEDIRDLIKEIETLTYPYNLKLKAAVLLAATSGMRSEEVYRLKPENIDIERRTIYIPGG, from the coding sequence TTGAAATTTATAAATTATCCATTAGCAAAGAGTATTGAACTGCCGAAGATCCCTAAACGGAGAAAGAAAGCTGTTATTAAGGTTGAAGACATAAGAGATCTGATAAAAGAAATTGAAACCCTAACTTATCCATACAATCTGAAGCTAAAAGCCGCCGTATTGCTGGCGGCAACATCAGGGATGCGTTCTGAGGAGGTTTACCGCCTTAAGCCTGAAAATATCGACATCGAGAGAAGGACGATCTATATCCCAGGAGGCTAA
- a CDS encoding PAS domain S-box protein yields the protein MDGGIINELLEEWTNEIRKEIPPEFREEYITFVKKIAFEVLSGKRSPEEIVSEIDDAFVEDVLKKGVKIKDIARRIKLLLQLIMEKKESEEAQEMIVKLAFVQPEIFYKIFEIYEGVLAEEEAKRRRVERALRVLSKVSQAVSKIDDEKALLKAVCEIIVKEGGYAYAWVGYKKEDKSVQPVAKAGEGDYAYEIKITWDESETGKGPTGTAIRTGEIVIVREIDKDQRFAPWREKALKKGYRSSIALPLKVKGEVIGALNIYAFEKDAFDEDEVGLLKEVAEVVSFGVTSIREAEERKKLEKLYRAIVESSKTGIIVVSNERIIYANKAAENLSGYGKEELVGRQFVEIFSESDREEILRIYKLAFYDPSYVPENLEVSILRKDGEERIVFVTATPVPDFGCVVLSMLDVTKLREVERKLKESEELYRSIFEFSPLGIVVAGTDMRIIDCNDAALKMVKMKREEVIGIKWIDLGIFDEEELSRAIEMFYRGLRGESGVYEFRIKVDGEERWINVFPVLLTKDNKPYAFLNIIEDVTEKKNYEREIKEALERLEILRSIDHAILSGKELKEAIYEALQLARRKLGFDLLACLVLGEDPFVVHDSDVKIDLNPELFSGVESKVVENVLELGEMTKLDVEFLKAGLKSYATIPLVSRGEKVGLLLAATRKTFSEKDKEKFKFLETLAGQLGIAIQEARLFEMRIKALKQIEDNIVTLATLVDKIKNPLAAITLLLEEIEGEIKEKIEEQVKKIVEIVRDIEKGWVESEDVRKFLMRNWEIA from the coding sequence ATGGATGGAGGTATAATAAACGAACTTTTGGAGGAGTGGACGAACGAAATTCGAAAAGAAATTCCTCCTGAATTTAGAGAGGAGTACATAACCTTTGTTAAAAAGATCGCTTTTGAGGTTCTTTCAGGGAAGAGAAGCCCGGAAGAAATTGTAAGTGAGATTGATGACGCTTTTGTCGAAGATGTTTTGAAAAAAGGAGTAAAGATAAAAGATATTGCGAGAAGAATAAAATTGCTCCTTCAACTGATAATGGAAAAGAAGGAAAGTGAAGAAGCCCAAGAAATGATCGTAAAATTAGCTTTCGTACAGCCTGAAATTTTCTATAAAATTTTTGAAATTTACGAGGGTGTTCTCGCTGAAGAAGAAGCTAAAAGGAGAAGAGTTGAGAGGGCTTTAAGGGTTCTCAGCAAAGTTAGTCAGGCTGTGAGCAAAATCGATGATGAGAAAGCTCTTCTCAAAGCCGTTTGTGAGATAATAGTTAAAGAGGGAGGATACGCTTACGCTTGGGTTGGTTACAAGAAGGAAGACAAGAGCGTTCAGCCGGTTGCAAAGGCTGGAGAGGGAGATTACGCTTACGAAATTAAGATTACCTGGGACGAGAGTGAAACTGGCAAAGGTCCTACGGGAACTGCGATAAGAACGGGAGAAATTGTTATCGTGAGGGAAATAGATAAGGATCAGAGATTCGCTCCGTGGAGGGAGAAGGCTTTAAAGAAAGGTTATCGTTCGAGTATAGCTTTACCTTTAAAAGTGAAGGGCGAAGTAATTGGAGCTCTCAACATTTACGCCTTTGAAAAGGACGCTTTCGATGAGGATGAAGTAGGTCTTTTGAAAGAAGTTGCAGAAGTCGTCTCTTTTGGTGTTACATCAATAAGGGAGGCTGAAGAGAGAAAAAAGCTTGAGAAACTTTACAGGGCAATTGTGGAAAGTTCAAAAACCGGAATTATCGTGGTGAGTAACGAAAGGATAATTTACGCAAACAAAGCCGCTGAAAATTTGAGCGGGTATGGTAAGGAAGAGTTGGTTGGTAGACAATTCGTTGAAATTTTTTCCGAAAGCGACAGAGAAGAAATTTTAAGAATTTACAAACTTGCCTTTTACGATCCAAGTTACGTTCCTGAGAACTTGGAAGTGAGCATCTTAAGGAAGGACGGTGAAGAAAGGATTGTCTTTGTAACGGCAACGCCAGTCCCCGATTTCGGGTGCGTTGTTTTATCGATGCTCGATGTAACGAAGCTTAGGGAAGTTGAGAGAAAACTGAAAGAGAGTGAGGAGCTGTACAGAAGCATTTTCGAATTCTCACCCCTCGGAATAGTCGTCGCTGGAACTGATATGAGAATTATTGACTGCAACGATGCTGCGCTAAAAATGGTAAAGATGAAAAGAGAAGAAGTAATTGGAATTAAGTGGATCGATTTAGGAATTTTCGACGAGGAAGAACTTTCCAGAGCCATAGAAATGTTCTACAGAGGTTTAAGAGGAGAAAGTGGTGTTTACGAATTCAGAATAAAAGTTGACGGAGAAGAAAGGTGGATAAACGTGTTTCCAGTTTTACTCACGAAAGATAACAAGCCCTACGCTTTTTTGAACATAATCGAGGATGTGACAGAGAAAAAGAACTATGAAAGGGAAATCAAAGAAGCTCTTGAAAGACTGGAAATTCTCCGCTCAATCGATCACGCTATCCTTTCTGGCAAGGAGTTGAAGGAAGCCATTTACGAAGCTTTGCAACTTGCAAGAAGAAAACTCGGCTTTGATCTTTTAGCTTGTTTAGTCTTAGGAGAAGATCCCTTTGTTGTTCACGATTCCGATGTTAAAATCGATTTAAACCCCGAACTCTTTTCTGGGGTGGAAAGTAAAGTCGTTGAAAACGTTCTCGAACTTGGAGAAATGACGAAGCTTGACGTAGAATTCCTGAAAGCTGGACTGAAAAGCTATGCGACAATCCCGTTGGTTTCGAGGGGAGAGAAGGTAGGTTTGCTTTTAGCGGCAACTCGAAAAACTTTTAGCGAAAAGGATAAGGAAAAGTTCAAATTCTTGGAAACTCTTGCCGGTCAGTTGGGAATAGCGATTCAAGAAGCGAGGTTGTTTGAGATGAGGATAAAAGCTTTGAAGCAAATTGAAGACAACATAGTAACCTTGGCGACTCTCGTTGACAAAATAAAGAATCCGCTCGCCGCAATAACGTTACTTTTAGAGGAGATAGAAGGGGAAATTAAAGAGAAAATTGAGGAGCAGGTGAAGAAGATAGTTGAGATCGTGAGAGATATTGAAAAGGGCTGGGTCGAATCTGAAGACGTCAGAAAGTTCCTGATGAGGAACTGGGAGATCGCGTGA
- a CDS encoding cytochrome c3 family protein, which translates to MKKVSIVVALVVASLLLAGCAQQEKATPTPTPTPTPTPEKATPTPTPSKVEEIKKLFLTSLHYTRKGKETFYSAENGGFEKLTGISIEELGCKKCHAPTKADGTPIKTEEYKPDCYDCHKTPGDYVKDEVCLGCHGRQATELKLEKNIPELFSDVHRKAGLGCANCHALDVHGDGKEYNSMLEGAIKAKCENCHKELPKNTAHLLHGDKVDCKACHVKTVISCYNCHLDSLIEAHVKRPYAPLSGFKILMNFNGKVTSATFMAVQYKDKTFYVVAPFYAHTVTKDVSCSDCHGNEALKEYEETGKIIITKWNESSGKLEWKKGVIPLVPNWSEAFVLDFLDYKADPHNPVKPFDQNWTYMKTGADMTQILYGEPLTEEQLEKLAKKI; encoded by the coding sequence ATGAAAAAAGTTTCAATCGTCGTTGCTCTGGTTGTAGCATCTCTATTGCTGGCTGGCTGCGCCCAGCAAGAAAAAGCAACACCGACTCCTACGCCAACTCCGACACCAACGCCAGAAAAAGCAACGCCGACCCCAACCCCGAGCAAGGTGGAGGAAATAAAGAAACTCTTTCTAACGAGCCTCCACTACACGAGGAAAGGAAAGGAGACGTTTTACTCAGCTGAAAACGGAGGATTTGAAAAACTGACCGGAATTTCAATAGAAGAGCTTGGCTGCAAGAAGTGCCACGCTCCGACAAAAGCTGACGGAACGCCTATCAAAACCGAGGAATATAAGCCGGACTGCTACGATTGCCACAAAACTCCGGGGGACTACGTGAAGGATGAGGTGTGTCTCGGATGTCACGGAAGGCAGGCTACTGAATTAAAACTCGAGAAGAATATACCCGAGCTTTTCTCAGACGTTCACAGAAAAGCTGGATTGGGGTGTGCTAACTGTCACGCTTTAGACGTTCACGGAGACGGAAAGGAATACAATTCGATGCTCGAAGGAGCAATAAAGGCGAAATGTGAAAACTGCCATAAAGAGCTGCCGAAGAACACTGCTCATTTGCTGCACGGAGATAAAGTGGATTGCAAAGCCTGCCACGTTAAGACGGTCATCTCTTGCTACAACTGTCACCTCGACAGCTTAATAGAGGCTCACGTTAAGAGACCCTACGCCCCCCTAAGCGGATTCAAGATACTGATGAACTTCAACGGCAAAGTCACTTCAGCAACGTTTATGGCTGTTCAGTATAAGGATAAGACGTTCTACGTCGTAGCGCCGTTTTATGCTCACACGGTAACAAAGGACGTTAGCTGCTCCGACTGCCACGGAAACGAGGCTTTGAAAGAGTACGAGGAAACAGGAAAGATCATTATTACGAAGTGGAACGAGAGCAGCGGAAAGCTTGAGTGGAAGAAAGGAGTAATTCCCCTCGTCCCCAACTGGAGCGAAGCTTTCGTTCTCGACTTCCTCGACTACAAAGCCGATCCTCACAACCCAGTGAAGCCCTTCGATCAGAACTGGACCTACATGAAAACGGGAGCTGACATGACTCAAATTCTCTACGGAGAGCCGTTGACGGAGGAGCAGCTTGAAAAACTTGCTAAGAAAATTTAG